The Xenopus tropicalis strain Nigerian chromosome 2, UCB_Xtro_10.0, whole genome shotgun sequence genome window below encodes:
- the LOC116408939 gene encoding hydroperoxide isomerase ALOXE3-like isoform X2, with the protein MSAERAQQTAPIALPQVILLTPVLLSGVTLQLPSWGRHLSGTKVSLCEQDGAGGGSHSIDSKLLAVPDGTGEWVEPTEFQVLSGNGTECSEFDIYAWMPNGPSTMRKPPPTTKGTTTYQRILETLPVINTTATAMVAVSLLSKEPHDRNPLGKYRNNQFVEDVPKKCIERFREKLSEISQQIKQRNKTKRLTYHYLDPEEIECSVSI; encoded by the exons atgagtgctgagagggctcagcaaacTGCACCTATTGCTCTGCCCCAAGTCATACTGCTGACTCCTGTGCTTTTGAGCGGTGTAACACTGCAGCTGCCCAGCTGGGGGAGACACTTGAGCGGTACTAAAGTGTCATTGTGTGAGCAGGATGGTGCAGGTGGAGGTTCCCATTCCATTGATAGCAAACTCTTAGCGGTACCTGATGGGACAGGTGAGTGGGTTGAGCCGACTGAGTTTCAGGTTTTGAGTGGAAATGGAACTGAGTGTTCTGAG TTTGACATCTACGCCTGGATGCCCAATGGTCCTTCCACCATGAGGAAGCCTCCCCCCACCACTAAGGGCACCACCACCTACCAGAGGATCCTGGAGACGTTACCAGTCATAAACACCACCGCTACAGCCATGGTGGCTGTCAGCCTCCTCAGTAAGGAGCCACATGATCGG AACCCATTGGGAAAATACAGAAACAATCAGTTTGTTGAAGACGTGCCAAAGAAATGCATTGAGCGATTCAGGGAAAAGTTATCTGAGATTTCCCAGCAAATCAAACAAAGGAACAAGACCAAGAGGCTGACGTACCATTACCTGGATCCGGAGGAAATCGAGTGCAGCGTCTCCATTTAG
- the LOC116408939 gene encoding hydroperoxide isomerase ALOXE3-like isoform X1 codes for MSAERAQQTAPIALPQVILLTPVLLSGVTLQLPSWGRHLSGTKVSLCEQDGAGGGSHSINSKLLAVPDGTGEWVELTECQVLSENGTECSEFDIYAWMPNGPSTMRKPPPTTKGTTTYQRILETLPVINTTATAMVAVSLLSKEPHDRNPLGKYRNNQFVEDVPKKCIERFREKLSEISQQIKQRNKTKRLTYHYLDPEEIECSVSI; via the exons atgagtgctgagagggctcagcaaacTGCACCTATTGCTCTGCCCCAAGTCATACTGCTGACTCCTGTGCTTTTGAGCGGTGTAACACTGCAGCTGCCCAGCTGGGGGAGACACTTGAGCGGTACTAAAGTGTCATTGTGTGAGCAGGATGGTGCAGGTGGAGGTTCCCATTCCATTAATAGCAAACTCTTAGCGGTACCTGATGGGACAGGTGAGTGGGTTGAGCTGACTGAGTGTCAGGTTTTGAGTGAAAATGGAACTGAGTGTTCTGAG TTTGACATCTACGCCTGGATGCCCAATGGTCCTTCCACCATGAGGAAGCCTCCCCCCACCACTAAGGGCACCACCACCTACCAGAGGATCCTGGAGACGTTACCAGTCATAAACACCACCGCTACAGCCATGGTGGCTGTCAGCCTCCTCAGTAAGGAGCCACATGATCGG AACCCATTGGGAAAATACAGAAACAATCAGTTTGTTGAAGACGTGCCAAAGAAATGCATTGAGCGATTCAGGGAAAAGTTATCTGAGATTTCCCAGCAAATCAAACAAAGGAACAAGACCAAGAGGCTGACGTACCATTACCTGGATCCGGAGGAAATCGAGTGCAGCGTCTCCATTTAG
- the LOC116408939 gene encoding hydroperoxide isomerase ALOXE3-like isoform X3 — MGQFDIYAWMPNGPSTMRKPPPTTKGTTTYQRILETLPVINTTATAMVAVSLLSKEPHDRNPLGKYRNNQFVEDVPKKCIERFREKLSEISQQIKQRNKTKRLTYHYLDPEEIECSVSI, encoded by the exons ATGGGACAG TTTGACATCTACGCCTGGATGCCCAATGGTCCTTCCACCATGAGGAAGCCTCCCCCCACCACTAAGGGCACCACCACCTACCAGAGGATCCTGGAGACGTTACCAGTCATAAACACCACCGCTACAGCCATGGTGGCTGTCAGCCTCCTCAGTAAGGAGCCACATGATCGG AACCCATTGGGAAAATACAGAAACAATCAGTTTGTTGAAGACGTGCCAAAGAAATGCATTGAGCGATTCAGGGAAAAGTTATCTGAGATTTCCCAGCAAATCAAACAAAGGAACAAGACCAAGAGGCTGACGTACCATTACCTGGATCCGGAGGAAATCGAGTGCAGCGTCTCCATTTAG